The following are from one region of the Hymenobacter radiodurans genome:
- a CDS encoding DNA repair protein RecN, producing MLCIKYMLADKTALPTIVFDEIDTGISGEIAVKVGRMMQQMAKKHQLVAISHLPQMAAAGDAHYFVYKEDRADRTISRIRQLSTEERIREIAHMIAGAKPSENAFESARELLAMRGEAIAA from the coding sequence ATGCTCTGCATTAAATACATGCTGGCCGATAAGACGGCTTTGCCAACGATAGTATTTGACGAAATCGACACCGGTATTTCCGGCGAAATCGCGGTGAAAGTGGGGCGTATGATGCAGCAGATGGCCAAGAAACACCAACTCGTAGCCATATCTCACCTACCCCAGATGGCTGCCGCCGGCGACGCGCATTACTTCGTGTACAAAGAAGATCGCGCCGACCGCACCATCAGCCGCATTCGTCAATTGAGCACCGAAGAGCGAATCCGTGAAATTGCGCACATGATTGCCGGCGCCAAACCCAGCGAGAATGCCTTCGAAAGCGCGCGGGAACTGCTGGCGATGCGCGGTGAGGCAATAGCCGCCTAA
- a CDS encoding M28 family metallopeptidase, producing the protein MTTFRLLALAGSLALAAPTLAQQAEKVDQAMIAKIKDEGMNRSKVMETAFYLTDVCGPRLANSDGLKRANEWTKGQLTKWGMSNANIEPWGDFGRGWDIEKSYIAMTAPYYHAMIGAPKAWTPSTSGAVKKQVVYVNAATEADLAKYQGKLRDKIVLTAVAVPPKTTFEADATRYTDEQLTKMMEAQPARPTTEDPAMTERLNARRAQAALRTKLNEMLMSEGAAAVLSSTRGGSHGTFFTSNGAPYAADAKPVLPEIEMSPEDQLRLIRLVEAGIPVEVEMETKTRFQNTDLKGYNVIAEIPGTDRKLKSEVVMLGAHIDSWHAATGATDNAAGCAVMMEAMRILKATGVKPRRTIRIALWGEEEQGLHGSRNYVKNHFADPATMKLLPEHEKLAGYFNLDNGSGKIRGIYLQGNEGVAPIFTAWLQPFADMGATTITPRNTGGTDHLAFDAVGLPGFQFVQDGLDYNTRTHHTNQDTFDRLQADDLKQASVIVASFVYHTAMRDQKLPRKALPAAVPKS; encoded by the coding sequence ATGACGACATTCCGACTCTTAGCCTTGGCCGGTAGCCTGGCTCTGGCCGCGCCTACCTTGGCTCAACAGGCCGAAAAAGTTGATCAGGCCATGATTGCCAAGATCAAAGACGAAGGTATGAACCGCTCCAAGGTGATGGAAACCGCCTTTTATCTCACCGATGTATGCGGACCACGCCTGGCTAACTCCGACGGCTTGAAGCGCGCTAACGAATGGACCAAAGGCCAACTCACCAAGTGGGGCATGAGCAACGCCAATATCGAGCCCTGGGGCGACTTCGGCCGCGGCTGGGACATCGAGAAATCGTATATCGCTATGACCGCGCCGTATTACCACGCCATGATAGGCGCACCCAAAGCCTGGACGCCTTCTACTAGTGGCGCGGTGAAAAAGCAGGTGGTGTATGTAAACGCCGCTACCGAAGCCGACTTAGCCAAATACCAGGGCAAGCTGCGCGACAAAATCGTGCTAACAGCGGTGGCTGTGCCACCCAAAACTACTTTTGAGGCCGACGCCACCCGCTACACCGACGAGCAGCTCACCAAAATGATGGAAGCGCAGCCTGCGCGCCCAACCACCGAGGACCCCGCCATGACGGAGCGCCTGAACGCCCGTCGTGCTCAGGCTGCCTTGCGCACTAAGCTCAATGAGATGCTGATGAGTGAAGGTGCTGCCGCGGTACTCAGCAGCACCCGTGGTGGCTCGCACGGCACGTTCTTTACCAGCAATGGTGCTCCATACGCCGCCGACGCAAAGCCGGTATTGCCCGAAATAGAAATGTCGCCCGAGGACCAACTGCGCCTGATTCGGTTGGTAGAGGCTGGCATTCCGGTGGAAGTGGAAATGGAAACCAAGACTCGTTTTCAAAACACCGACCTGAAAGGCTACAACGTCATTGCCGAAATTCCTGGCACCGACCGCAAGCTGAAAAGCGAAGTGGTGATGCTTGGAGCTCATATAGACTCCTGGCACGCCGCCACTGGCGCCACCGACAACGCGGCCGGCTGTGCCGTGATGATGGAGGCCATGCGTATTCTGAAAGCGACTGGGGTAAAGCCTCGCCGTACTATCCGTATTGCCTTGTGGGGCGAAGAGGAGCAGGGTTTGCACGGCTCGCGCAACTACGTGAAAAACCACTTCGCCGACCCCGCTACCATGAAGCTGCTGCCCGAGCATGAAAAGCTGGCTGGCTACTTTAACCTGGATAATGGCAGCGGCAAAATCCGCGGTATCTATTTGCAGGGTAACGAGGGTGTAGCGCCCATCTTCACGGCCTGGCTCCAGCCCTTCGCCGACATGGGTGCTACCACTATCACGCCCCGCAACACCGGCGGCACCGACCATCTGGCCTTCGACGCCGTAGGCTTGCCCGGCTTCCAGTTCGTGCAGGATGGCCTCGACTACAACACCCGCACTCACCACACCAACCAAGATACCTTCGACCGCCTCCAGGCCGATGACCTGAAGCAAGCCTCGGTTATCGTCGCTTCTTTCGTGTACCACACCGCCATGCGCGACCAGAAGCTGCCGCGTAAGGCGCTGCCGGCGGCCGTGCCGAAGTCGTAG
- a CDS encoding class I SAM-dependent DNA methyltransferase: MNVQDAYNTWADSYDNVQNKTRDLEARAIRSMVLGGPFAEIIELGCGTGKNTEWLATQATHLTAIDFSAEMLRRAKEKLPHPHISFQQADIMQPWQFAHSPASLITCSLILEHIHNLDFVFAQAHRSLQPQGLFYIGELHPFKQYEGSKARFDTAAGGIFELECYVHHISDFTEAARRHGFSCVRLQEWFDDDNCTTTPRIVAFLFQRQDNA; encoded by the coding sequence ATGAACGTTCAAGATGCCTATAACACCTGGGCCGACAGCTACGACAACGTCCAGAACAAAACCCGCGACCTGGAAGCCCGCGCTATCCGCTCGATGGTGCTTGGGGGGCCTTTTGCCGAGATAATAGAGCTGGGCTGCGGCACCGGCAAAAACACTGAGTGGCTGGCTACCCAGGCCACCCACCTTACTGCCATCGATTTCTCGGCCGAGATGCTGCGCCGGGCCAAAGAGAAGCTGCCGCACCCCCACATCAGCTTTCAGCAAGCCGATATTATGCAGCCGTGGCAGTTTGCCCATTCGCCCGCTAGCCTCATCACGTGCAGCTTGATACTGGAGCACATCCACAATCTCGATTTCGTGTTTGCCCAGGCACACCGCTCCCTGCAGCCTCAGGGCCTGTTCTACATCGGCGAGTTGCACCCGTTCAAGCAGTACGAGGGCAGCAAAGCCCGCTTCGATACGGCCGCGGGGGGCATTTTTGAGCTGGAATGCTACGTTCACCACATCTCCGATTTCACGGAAGCAGCCCGCCGCCACGGCTTCAGCTGCGTGCGCCTTCAGGAGTGGTTCGACGATGACAACTGCACCACCACGCCCCGCATTGTGGCTTTCCTTTTCCAACGGCAGGACAACGCATGA
- a CDS encoding S8 family peptidase, with the protein MRTSTSILTTALLAVLLTSCQQQADEQLTPRPTADPKVSLSTQQLDSQILSRLRETGRFDWNQASEHFVWSALTRSDHVLSVGYKPAGFMGELPTDAASLAEWKAARAQVLELIMAEERKANPDLTQTQVVAFEENVLPVLDVTVRELSTIQKLRTSGLVRYAEPMGYEPNRQQAITNNSSAAILSSSGCDNNVLNTSLVEGSDYTVLANGSKSSWNQADQFHGIRSSWSQSTGQGIKIVIIDSGSSDAQENLGAAFNQGLSQGRTIERLVTLPRASIFGIPTGPVETPNDGCGHGTSMAGVAAAPRGTDGAAVGVAYNANLITIRAAQDVFLDASREVKGVSDAYILAGNRTDVRIISMSMGRLTSSSQMTDAIRYAYNRGKLIFCAAGTSFDWSSGFVGVTFPATLSEMVAVTGLQDNLTSRCDDCHVGAKVEFAVVMQKPSNDRTVLSLAMSGDAPSTVGGSSVATATMAGITALVWAQHPTETRAQIMSRLVAASSNRTARSSSFGWGRVNAAAAVGALPL; encoded by the coding sequence ATGCGCACTTCTACCTCTATTCTTACTACGGCATTGTTGGCAGTTCTTTTAACAAGCTGTCAACAACAAGCGGACGAGCAGCTAACCCCACGGCCCACAGCCGACCCCAAGGTGTCGCTAAGCACCCAGCAGCTCGACTCGCAGATACTAAGCCGCTTGCGCGAAACCGGCCGCTTCGACTGGAACCAGGCGTCGGAGCACTTTGTCTGGAGCGCGCTTACCCGCTCCGACCACGTGCTCTCGGTGGGCTACAAGCCAGCCGGCTTCATGGGCGAGCTGCCCACCGATGCTGCCTCGCTGGCGGAATGGAAAGCGGCCCGTGCGCAGGTATTGGAGCTGATCATGGCCGAGGAGCGCAAAGCCAATCCCGACTTAACCCAGACACAGGTAGTAGCGTTCGAGGAAAATGTGCTGCCCGTGCTCGACGTGACGGTGCGCGAGCTGAGCACGATTCAGAAATTACGCACTTCGGGGCTCGTGCGCTACGCCGAGCCGATGGGCTACGAGCCGAACCGCCAGCAGGCAATCACGAATAACAGCAGCGCGGCCATTCTGAGCAGCAGCGGCTGCGACAATAATGTTCTGAACACCAGCTTGGTGGAGGGCTCCGACTACACGGTGTTAGCCAACGGCAGCAAATCATCCTGGAATCAGGCTGATCAGTTTCACGGAATTCGGTCGAGTTGGAGCCAGAGCACGGGCCAAGGCATCAAAATCGTCATTATCGACTCGGGCTCATCGGATGCGCAGGAAAATCTGGGCGCGGCTTTCAATCAGGGCTTGAGTCAGGGCCGCACCATTGAGCGGCTGGTAACCTTGCCGCGCGCTTCTATTTTCGGTATTCCTACGGGTCCGGTAGAAACGCCGAATGACGGCTGCGGGCACGGTACCAGTATGGCCGGCGTAGCGGCGGCCCCACGTGGCACCGATGGCGCGGCGGTAGGTGTGGCCTACAATGCCAATCTGATTACGATTCGCGCGGCCCAAGATGTATTTCTCGATGCCAGCCGCGAAGTAAAAGGCGTGTCTGATGCCTACATTCTGGCCGGCAACCGCACCGATGTGCGCATTATCAGCATGAGTATGGGCCGCCTGACTAGCTCGTCGCAAATGACTGATGCCATCCGCTACGCCTACAACCGCGGCAAGCTCATCTTCTGCGCCGCCGGCACTTCCTTCGACTGGTCATCGGGGTTTGTGGGAGTTACTTTTCCGGCTACCCTATCCGAAATGGTGGCCGTGACTGGTTTACAAGACAACCTTACTTCCCGCTGCGACGATTGCCACGTGGGGGCCAAAGTGGAGTTTGCGGTAGTGATGCAGAAGCCCAGCAACGACCGCACCGTGTTGTCGCTGGCCATGAGCGGCGACGCGCCGAGCACCGTGGGGGGCTCTTCGGTTGCCACTGCCACGATGGCCGGCATTACGGCCCTTGTATGGGCGCAGCACCCTACTGAAACCCGCGCTCAGATTATGAGCCGCTTAGTAGCTGCCAGTTCTAACCGCACGGCGCGCAGCAGCAGCTTCGGGTGGGGCCGCGTGAATGCCGCCGCTGCTGTGGGCGCCCTGCCTTTATAG
- a CDS encoding dienelactone hydrolase family protein, whose translation MDQRIINLFDEYTHAPLTRKEFMERLMKITGGAALATAALAVLEPGYANAATVPVQDTNLTEETVNWPGDGTTMQGYLVHPKGKKKRGAVVVIHENRGLTPHIKDVTRRVAQAGYLALGVDALSQFGGTPTDEDQGRTLIGQLDSQKTLNNYLAALTYLRQRPDSNGKTGCVGFCWGGAMANRLALSDPKLNAAVAYYGTQPKDADVSKIKAHLMMHYASLDERVNAGAATYEAALKAANVKYQQFMYEGVNHAFNNDSSPARYNAEAAKLAWERTLGLFKKELS comes from the coding sequence ATGGACCAGCGCATCATCAATCTCTTCGACGAATACACCCACGCCCCGCTCACCCGCAAGGAATTTATGGAGCGGTTGATGAAAATAACCGGTGGCGCGGCGCTGGCTACGGCCGCATTGGCGGTGCTGGAGCCCGGCTACGCTAACGCCGCCACCGTGCCCGTGCAGGATACTAACCTCACGGAAGAAACCGTAAACTGGCCCGGCGACGGCACCACCATGCAGGGCTACTTGGTGCACCCTAAAGGGAAAAAGAAGCGGGGCGCGGTGGTGGTCATTCACGAAAACCGCGGCCTCACGCCCCACATCAAAGATGTAACGCGGCGGGTGGCCCAAGCCGGCTACTTAGCACTGGGGGTTGATGCGCTGTCCCAGTTTGGTGGCACGCCCACCGACGAAGACCAAGGACGTACCCTCATCGGCCAGCTCGACTCACAGAAAACGCTCAATAACTACCTCGCGGCCCTCACCTACCTGCGTCAGCGCCCCGACAGCAACGGCAAGACCGGTTGCGTCGGTTTCTGCTGGGGCGGCGCTATGGCCAACCGCCTCGCCCTCAGCGACCCCAAGCTCAACGCCGCCGTGGCCTACTACGGCACCCAACCCAAAGACGCGGACGTTTCCAAAATCAAGGCCCACCTGATGATGCACTATGCCTCCCTTGATGAGCGGGTAAATGCTGGAGCGGCGACCTACGAAGCGGCATTGAAAGCCGCCAATGTGAAGTATCAGCAGTTTATGTACGAAGGTGTAAACCACGCTTTCAACAACGACTCCTCCCCCGCCCGCTACAACGCTGAGGCCGCCAAGTTGGCTTGGGAGCGGACGTTGGGGTTGTTTAAGAAGGAGTTATCCTAA
- a CDS encoding DNA repair protein RecN, producing MLVDLRIQNYALIEALELRPSALLNIITGETGAGKSIMLGAIGLLLGNRADSRMLFNTGSKCVIEGQFDISNYQLQDIFDSEDLDYDAQCILRREISPTGKSRAFVNDTPVTLETLRKIGANLMDIHSQHDTLLLGDAVFQLNLLDLYAGLVPTRGQYSNAYRQYRKLESDLKTLENQVAQANKELDYHSFLLSELEEARLDQENQEELEQEIKQLEHAEEIKYKLSQAYQSLSESEYCATGSMKEAATMLGQIAAYADSFQTLKARLDSCLIELHDIADEVEAAERRTEGDPARIDELQGRLNVLYNLQRKHQVRDLAALIEVRDQLRQQVGSVLNLDKEIARLRKDTDGALATVTKQAARLSESRRKAFPKFEKELAALLSELGMPHSRIVVQHTTSQPTASGTDVVSILFTANKGAQPQTLSKAASGANFLASCSALNTCWPIRRLCQR from the coding sequence ATGCTGGTTGATCTTCGCATTCAAAACTACGCGCTGATTGAGGCGCTGGAGTTGCGGCCCTCGGCCCTCCTCAATATAATTACTGGTGAAACAGGCGCGGGCAAGTCGATCATGCTGGGCGCCATTGGGTTACTGCTCGGCAATCGGGCCGATTCGCGTATGCTGTTCAATACAGGTAGCAAATGCGTGATTGAAGGCCAGTTTGATATCTCTAATTATCAGTTACAGGATATCTTCGATTCCGAAGACTTGGACTACGACGCTCAATGCATTCTGCGGCGCGAAATTAGCCCCACAGGCAAGTCGCGGGCCTTCGTAAATGACACGCCGGTAACGCTGGAGACGTTGCGGAAAATCGGTGCCAACCTCATGGATATTCACTCCCAGCACGATACGCTGCTGCTGGGTGATGCCGTATTTCAACTCAATCTGCTTGACTTGTACGCCGGCTTGGTGCCTACGCGGGGCCAATATTCCAATGCTTACCGCCAGTATCGCAAGCTAGAGTCTGACCTGAAAACGCTGGAAAATCAGGTGGCGCAGGCCAACAAGGAACTGGATTACCACAGCTTCCTGCTCAGCGAACTGGAAGAAGCACGCTTAGATCAGGAAAACCAGGAGGAACTGGAGCAAGAAATAAAGCAGCTCGAGCACGCCGAAGAGATTAAGTATAAGCTCAGCCAAGCGTACCAAAGCTTGTCGGAGAGCGAGTACTGCGCCACGGGCAGCATGAAGGAAGCGGCCACAATGCTGGGCCAGATTGCCGCCTACGCCGATTCTTTCCAGACCCTTAAAGCTCGCCTCGATAGCTGTCTCATCGAACTCCACGACATTGCTGACGAGGTAGAAGCCGCTGAGCGTCGCACGGAAGGCGACCCCGCCCGCATCGATGAGCTGCAAGGCCGCCTGAATGTGCTGTATAACCTCCAGCGCAAGCACCAGGTCCGCGACTTAGCGGCCCTCATCGAAGTGCGCGACCAACTGCGCCAGCAAGTCGGTTCGGTGTTGAACTTGGACAAAGAAATTGCCCGCCTGCGTAAAGACACCGACGGCGCTCTGGCCACCGTGACCAAGCAAGCTGCTCGCCTCTCCGAAAGCCGGCGCAAAGCATTCCCCAAGTTCGAGAAGGAGTTAGCAGCTCTACTGTCCGAATTAGGAATGCCGCATTCACGCATTGTAGTGCAGCACACTACCAGTCAGCCCACCGCCAGCGGTACCGATGTGGTAAGCATTCTGTTTACCGCCAACAAAGGCGCCCAACCCCAAACGCTCAGCAAAGCAGCCTCGGGGGCGAATTTTCTCGCCTCATGCTCTGCATTAAATACATGCTGGCCGATAAGACGGCTTTGCCAACGATAG
- a CDS encoding enoyl-ACP reductase FabI has protein sequence MSNNLLAGKVGIISGALDSKSIAWKVAQKAHAEGARFVLTNAPLAMRMGEIKQLAEECGALIVPADATSVEELENLFSQATEHLGGKLDFVLHSIGMSPNIRKKKHYGELDYKFFQQTLDVSALSFHKMMAVAERQDAMKEWGSIVALSYIAAQRVFPDYTDMSQAKAMLESIARNYGYRLGKLKKVRVNTISQSPTKTTAGTGVGGFDAFYDYADKMSPLGNAPAEACADYCITLFSDLTRYVTMQNLLHDGGFSSTGISEDVVEALMKMNS, from the coding sequence ATGTCCAATAACCTACTCGCTGGCAAAGTCGGCATTATCTCCGGCGCTCTTGATTCTAAATCCATTGCTTGGAAAGTAGCCCAGAAAGCGCACGCCGAGGGTGCCCGCTTTGTGCTGACCAACGCTCCGCTGGCCATGCGTATGGGCGAAATCAAGCAACTAGCCGAAGAGTGCGGCGCCCTTATCGTGCCCGCCGATGCGACCTCCGTGGAGGAGCTGGAAAACTTGTTTTCGCAGGCAACCGAGCATCTGGGGGGCAAATTGGACTTCGTGCTGCACAGCATTGGCATGAGCCCGAACATTCGCAAGAAGAAGCACTACGGCGAACTGGACTACAAATTCTTCCAACAGACCCTGGACGTGTCGGCCCTGTCGTTTCACAAAATGATGGCCGTAGCCGAGCGCCAGGACGCGATGAAAGAATGGGGCAGCATTGTAGCCCTGTCGTACATCGCCGCCCAGCGCGTATTCCCCGACTACACGGATATGTCGCAGGCCAAAGCTATGCTCGAAAGCATTGCCCGCAACTACGGCTACCGCCTCGGAAAGCTCAAAAAGGTGCGCGTGAATACCATCTCGCAGTCGCCGACCAAAACCACCGCCGGCACTGGCGTAGGCGGCTTCGACGCTTTCTACGACTACGCTGATAAGATGTCGCCGCTGGGCAACGCTCCCGCCGAAGCCTGCGCCGACTATTGCATTACTCTCTTCTCTGATTTGACTCGCTACGTAACCATGCAGAACCTGCTCCACGACGGCGGCTTCAGCAGCACCGGCATTTCGGAGGATGTAGTGGAGGCCTTGATGAAGATGAATAGCTAG
- a CDS encoding TerB family tellurite resistance protein — protein sequence MQDHHNLETLLNTQQKKLSFFQNLVLIAAADGILDKSEEEFLLQIGKKLGLTAEDVQPIADNLGVLSFVVASEGMQRTLELQTLVQMMLQDGQIDPREYGLCMEYANRIGYSKEILDDMVTQLAGGAPTGDNRNPPTVK from the coding sequence ATGCAAGACCATCATAACCTCGAAACGCTGCTGAATACGCAGCAAAAGAAATTGAGCTTTTTTCAAAACCTGGTGCTGATTGCCGCCGCCGATGGCATACTTGATAAGAGCGAAGAAGAGTTTCTGCTCCAAATAGGCAAGAAACTGGGCTTGACGGCCGAAGACGTGCAGCCTATCGCGGATAATCTCGGTGTACTCAGCTTTGTGGTGGCCTCCGAGGGTATGCAGCGCACACTCGAACTGCAAACTCTGGTGCAGATGATGTTGCAGGACGGCCAGATTGACCCCCGCGAATACGGCCTGTGTATGGAGTACGCTAACCGTATCGGCTACAGCAAAGAGATACTAGATGATATGGTAACCCAGCTTGCCGGCGGAGCACCTACGGGCGACAACCGCAATCCGCCCACAGTGAAGTAG
- a CDS encoding ABC transporter ATP-binding protein, with product MGLSGAGKSTILNLLCKFYEPNSGEMLLDGRPLSDYDTHALRQRIGLVLQKNHIFKGSIEENIRYGNFEATLDEIKAAAKQAYLHDQIMALPQQYQSDAQQLSGGQQQRIAIARLFLKNPPIIFLDEPTASLDAIATEQIKNSLDAIKQGRTVVIISHSLAQIVDSDCIYVMKQGRAVESGTHDELYDKRGAYREIFDASARSLNIEKLARVMVDDGDEVEDTAA from the coding sequence GTGGGCCTCTCGGGGGCGGGCAAAAGCACGATTCTCAATCTGCTGTGCAAGTTCTACGAGCCCAACAGCGGCGAAATGCTCCTCGACGGCCGTCCCCTTTCCGACTACGATACCCACGCCCTACGCCAGCGCATCGGGCTGGTGCTCCAGAAAAACCACATCTTCAAGGGTAGCATCGAGGAAAACATCCGCTACGGCAACTTCGAGGCAACCCTGGACGAGATAAAGGCTGCCGCCAAGCAGGCTTACCTCCACGACCAGATTATGGCCCTGCCCCAGCAGTATCAGTCCGATGCTCAGCAGCTGTCGGGCGGGCAGCAGCAGCGCATTGCCATTGCCCGGCTTTTCCTCAAAAACCCGCCCATCATCTTCCTCGACGAGCCCACCGCCTCCCTCGACGCCATTGCCACCGAGCAAATCAAGAACTCGCTCGACGCCATCAAGCAGGGCCGCACGGTGGTCATCATCTCCCACAGCCTCGCCCAGATCGTGGACTCCGACTGCATCTACGTCATGAAGCAGGGCCGCGCGGTAGAAAGCGGCACCCACGACGAGCTATACGACAAACGCGGCGCCTACCGCGAGATTTTCGACGCCTCGGCCCGCAGCCTCAATATCGAGAAGCTAGCGCGGGTGATGGTGGACGATGGAGATGAAGTGGAGGATACGGCAGCGTGA
- the porD gene encoding type IX secretion system protein PorD, producing the protein MSNLSSLLSFYAYIVIGMDQDSFSPLGGSPYYDRARNILTTAASQTQEGDQGWRDGEPRNRYWLLNNLQDPQLAAFRNGVYAYYRQGLDIFVEKPEEARASVFKALQGVQAATVRRPGTLLARAFFDTKADEIANIFRTASDPQQKAQVVTLLTEVDPTNSAKYQAIMQR; encoded by the coding sequence GTGTCCAATCTGTCGTCGCTGCTGAGTTTCTATGCTTATATCGTCATTGGCATGGACCAGGATAGCTTTTCGCCGTTGGGGGGCTCGCCCTACTACGACCGGGCTCGCAACATCCTGACTACGGCCGCGTCCCAAACTCAGGAAGGCGACCAGGGCTGGCGCGATGGAGAGCCGCGCAACCGCTATTGGCTCCTCAATAATTTGCAGGATCCTCAGCTAGCGGCCTTCCGCAACGGAGTGTATGCCTACTATCGGCAAGGCCTTGATATCTTTGTAGAGAAGCCAGAAGAAGCCCGCGCTAGTGTGTTTAAAGCACTGCAGGGCGTACAGGCTGCCACCGTTCGCCGGCCGGGTACGCTGCTGGCCCGCGCTTTCTTCGATACGAAAGCCGACGAAATCGCGAACATTTTCCGCACCGCCTCCGACCCCCAGCAGAAGGCGCAGGTAGTAACCCTGCTCACGGAAGTAGACCCCACCAACTCCGCCAAGTATCAGGCGATTATGCAGCGCTAA
- a CDS encoding lipase family protein: MLRVAFTLFCMLVGAGSLLAQQLKPGFDKAEYLELLRLHARIADTTFFGEIPRPTRFRMIYRSSVVGLDNRWDLWTSANSTAVISLRGTTANSVSWLENFYAAMLPATGELRLTPTRTFKYALATNPQAAVHAGWLLGTAFLADDILAKVDSLHRRGTRDIIIMGHSQGGALAYLLTAHVRSLQQQGLLPADIQFKTYCSAGPKPGNLYFAYDYEAATQGGWAFNVLNPADWVPEFPLSVQTLSDFNPVNPFVGAKSLIKKQKFPQNLALGFAYAQMEQPSRRAQRRYQRYLGKYVMRTVKKQVPDYQGPAFYPSSHYVRTGTTIVLPADAAYRAKFPDNQDQLFMHHLFQPYYYLAERLP, from the coding sequence ATGCTGCGCGTTGCTTTCACCCTCTTTTGCATGCTGGTGGGAGCCGGCAGCCTTCTGGCCCAACAGCTGAAGCCCGGCTTTGACAAAGCGGAATATCTGGAGCTACTGCGTTTACACGCGCGCATCGCTGACACCACATTTTTCGGAGAAATTCCGCGACCGACCCGCTTCCGGATGATATACCGCTCGTCGGTAGTCGGCCTCGATAACCGCTGGGACTTGTGGACTAGCGCCAACTCAACGGCTGTTATTAGTTTGCGCGGCACCACGGCCAACTCCGTGAGTTGGCTGGAGAATTTCTACGCTGCTATGCTGCCGGCTACGGGTGAGCTGCGCCTCACTCCCACCCGCACGTTCAAATACGCACTGGCCACTAATCCGCAGGCGGCGGTACATGCTGGCTGGCTGCTGGGCACCGCTTTTCTCGCTGATGATATCTTGGCTAAAGTAGATTCGTTGCACCGCCGTGGTACACGTGATATCATAATTATGGGTCACAGCCAAGGTGGTGCATTGGCGTATCTGCTCACAGCGCACGTACGCTCCCTGCAACAGCAGGGCCTCTTGCCGGCTGATATTCAGTTCAAAACCTATTGCAGCGCGGGGCCCAAGCCGGGCAACCTCTATTTCGCTTACGATTATGAAGCCGCCACGCAGGGTGGCTGGGCCTTCAACGTGTTGAATCCGGCGGATTGGGTACCAGAATTCCCGCTCTCCGTCCAGACGTTGAGTGACTTCAACCCGGTTAATCCATTTGTGGGGGCCAAGTCGCTGATTAAAAAGCAGAAGTTTCCGCAGAATTTGGCCTTGGGCTTTGCTTATGCTCAGATGGAACAGCCTTCACGCCGGGCCCAACGGCGGTATCAGCGCTACCTGGGCAAGTATGTGATGCGGACCGTAAAAAAGCAGGTGCCTGATTATCAAGGACCCGCTTTTTACCCCAGCAGTCATTACGTGCGCACCGGCACAACCATCGTGCTGCCTGCTGATGCCGCTTACCGCGCTAAGTTTCCCGACAACCAAGATCAGCTATTCATGCATCACCTTTTTCAGCCCTATTATTATCTGGCCGAACGATTACCCTAA
- a CDS encoding metallophosphoesterase, which produces METYVLGDIHGAFRALEQVLERSPFRPGIDRLIHLGDVSDGWPETAECVERLLHIPNSIWLQGNHDWWTAEWMATEAPRPEVNMLWYQQGGRATFESYERGPKEQIERHFRTFFGKQLPYFEDEAGNMYVHGGYDPDLPIAEQDPYSLIWDRTLWRNGMFAEDYNECFIGHTPTWPASAVPSQRANVWNLDQGAAYGGQLSLLNVRTKEFVQSDVVQTLYPGVKGR; this is translated from the coding sequence ATGGAAACATACGTTCTTGGCGACATCCACGGGGCCTTCCGCGCGCTTGAGCAGGTATTGGAGCGCAGCCCCTTTCGGCCCGGAATCGACCGCCTGATTCACTTGGGCGACGTATCCGATGGCTGGCCCGAAACAGCTGAGTGCGTGGAGCGGCTGCTTCATATTCCGAACAGTATTTGGCTACAAGGCAACCACGACTGGTGGACGGCTGAGTGGATGGCAACTGAGGCACCACGGCCGGAGGTAAATATGCTTTGGTATCAGCAAGGCGGCCGGGCTACGTTCGAATCGTATGAGCGGGGCCCGAAAGAGCAGATCGAACGGCACTTTCGCACTTTCTTTGGCAAGCAGCTTCCGTATTTTGAGGATGAAGCAGGCAACATGTATGTACACGGCGGCTACGACCCCGACCTACCCATAGCCGAGCAAGATCCTTACAGCCTGATTTGGGACCGCACGCTATGGCGCAATGGCATGTTCGCGGAGGACTACAACGAATGTTTCATCGGCCACACGCCTACCTGGCCCGCCAGCGCGGTACCGAGCCAGCGAGCCAACGTGTGGAACCTCGATCAGGGCGCAGCTTACGGCGGGCAGCTAAGCTTGCTGAATGTGCGCACCAAAGAGTTTGTGCAAAGTGATGTCGTGCAGACGCTTTACCCCGGCGTGAAAGGCCGCTGA